One Allostreptomyces psammosilenae DNA segment encodes these proteins:
- a CDS encoding helix-turn-helix transcriptional regulator: protein MDRIELADFLRRCRARLAPADVGLTAGPRRRTPGLRREEVAQLAGMSTDYYVRLEQRRGPHPSTQLLASLARALRLTDDERDHLFHLAGQEPPRPHTPTAHVRPGLLTVLDRLVDAPAQVISDSGDLLARNALAAALAGDGLTRPGPGHNLFRQFFTDPRAAALVPAEDRPEVARAHVADLRATLARRPDDERLVALVRELRAASATFAELWEAHHVAVRRRATKRFLHPVVGLLELHCEILLSPEHDQRLILHTARPGSPSQERLRLLGVIGVQDLRPESDRPEGAITPGVRPPHA, encoded by the coding sequence GTGGACCGCATCGAGCTCGCCGACTTCCTGCGCCGCTGCCGCGCCCGCCTCGCCCCCGCCGACGTCGGCCTGACCGCGGGGCCGCGCCGGCGGACCCCCGGGCTGCGGCGCGAGGAGGTCGCCCAGCTCGCCGGGATGTCCACCGACTACTACGTCCGGCTGGAGCAGCGGCGCGGCCCGCACCCCTCCACCCAGTTGCTCGCCTCGCTGGCCCGCGCGCTGCGGCTGACCGACGACGAACGCGACCACCTGTTCCACCTGGCCGGCCAGGAGCCGCCCCGGCCGCACACGCCGACCGCCCACGTGCGGCCGGGGCTGCTCACCGTGCTCGACCGGCTGGTCGACGCCCCCGCGCAGGTCATCAGCGACAGCGGCGACCTGCTGGCGCGCAACGCGTTGGCGGCCGCCCTGGCCGGCGACGGCCTCACCCGGCCGGGCCCCGGGCACAACCTCTTCCGGCAGTTCTTCACCGACCCGCGGGCCGCCGCACTCGTCCCCGCCGAGGACCGCCCCGAGGTCGCCCGGGCCCACGTCGCCGACCTGCGCGCCACCCTGGCCCGGCGGCCGGACGACGAACGGCTGGTCGCCCTGGTGCGCGAACTGCGCGCGGCCAGCGCCACGTTCGCGGAGCTGTGGGAGGCGCACCACGTTGCGGTGCGCCGCCGGGCCACGAAGCGGTTCCTGCACCCGGTGGTCGGCCTGCTCGAGCTGCACTGCGAGATCCTGCTCAGCCCGGAGCACGACCAGCGGCTGATCCTGCACACCGCGCGGCCGGGCAGCCCGTCCCAGGAACGGCTCCGGCTGCTCGGCGTGATCGGCGTGCAGGACCTGCGTCCGGAGAGCGACCGGCCGGAAGGCGCCATCACGCCCGGCGTGCGCCCGCCCCACGCCTGA